A section of the Rummeliibacillus pycnus genome encodes:
- a CDS encoding Asp23/Gls24 family envelope stress response protein: MSVELKNEFGRIDISNDVVAQIAGGAAIECYGIVGMASKHQIRDGLTDILRKENFAKGVIVRQEGEDLHIDMYVIISYGTKISEVAYQVQSKVKYTLDKTLGMAVNSVNIYVQGVRVANV, translated from the coding sequence ATGTCAGTAGAATTGAAAAACGAATTCGGTCGTATTGATATCTCTAATGATGTTGTTGCACAAATTGCGGGCGGGGCTGCTATTGAATGTTATGGTATCGTAGGAATGGCTAGCAAACATCAAATTCGTGACGGTTTAACAGATATTCTTCGCAAAGAGAATTTTGCAAAGGGAGTAATTGTACGTCAAGAAGGCGAAGATTTACATATCGATATGTATGTAATTATAAGTTACGGTACTAAAATTTCTGAAGTAGCTTATCAAGTCCAATCAAAAGTAAAATATACATTAGATAAAACACTAGGAATGGCTGTCAATTCAGTTAATATCTATGTGCAAGGTGTTCGCGTAGCGAACGTGTAA
- the pknB gene encoding Stk1 family PASTA domain-containing Ser/Thr kinase — protein MLVGKRISGRYKILDVIGGGGMSNVYLAHDMILDRDVAIKILHYNFSNEQEMHRRFQREALSATSLTHPNIVSIYDVGEDGDMHYLVMEYVKGQTLKQYIQKYAPLAPTKCVNIMKQLTSAIAHAHQNQIIHRDIKPQNILMDEDDNVKITDFGIAMALEDTSFTRTNSVLGTVHYLSPEQARGGTATKKSDIYSLGIVLYELLTGELPFSGESAVAIALKHLQSETPSVRAIVPSIPQSLENVVLKATAKDPVHRYKSVEEMAEDLETVLSVERSQESKFRPPVDEDITKVIPVIKEHEIEDEQDLQKTKTMPIKEKGKEQFEGKTNKKKGKKKNKLLIFVGIIISLLFIFLIVLFLFPDLFDEKKLVVPDVTNQEVSKAISTLENAGFEIGKQTKQESEDVEENHVIGTTPDPGKERKKGTEIDLLISEGPKKVEFPNYVGQNIDQVKTILTKQGFKDINIDETFSEKNEGTILKQSPEEGEKVIPKDTTISFTVSKGVEQATVVNLLGYNENALNTYAKTSGFNIRISSEKYSDTVPKGQVISQSPKAGTTVNVGSTIEVVTSKGVQEKPVKTYVKSVKIPYEPEVDGEPQQVRIYIQDRTHSIADVEQEFQLFSTQVKRLQFEIEKGQRAIYRVVRDDKIIIDETISYDDLN, from the coding sequence ATGCTCGTTGGAAAAAGAATCAGTGGACGCTATAAAATTCTCGACGTCATTGGTGGCGGTGGTATGTCTAATGTCTACTTAGCTCATGATATGATTTTAGATCGTGATGTAGCGATAAAAATTTTACATTATAATTTTTCAAACGAACAAGAGATGCATCGTCGTTTTCAGCGAGAGGCTTTGTCAGCTACTAGCCTTACACATCCGAATATTGTTAGTATTTATGATGTTGGTGAAGATGGTGATATGCATTATTTAGTGATGGAATATGTAAAAGGGCAAACGTTAAAACAATACATACAAAAATATGCCCCGCTAGCACCTACAAAATGTGTCAATATTATGAAACAGTTGACCTCTGCAATTGCCCATGCTCATCAAAATCAAATTATTCATAGAGATATAAAACCTCAAAATATTTTAATGGATGAAGACGACAATGTAAAAATAACTGATTTCGGAATTGCTATGGCATTGGAGGATACTTCCTTTACACGGACTAATTCTGTACTCGGTACAGTACACTATCTATCACCCGAACAAGCTCGTGGTGGCACAGCTACAAAAAAATCAGATATCTATTCGTTAGGTATTGTGCTGTATGAGTTATTGACTGGTGAACTACCATTTTCAGGAGAATCAGCAGTTGCTATTGCTTTAAAACATTTGCAATCAGAAACACCATCTGTCCGTGCAATTGTTCCATCCATACCACAAAGTTTAGAAAATGTTGTTTTAAAAGCTACGGCAAAAGATCCTGTTCATCGTTATAAATCAGTAGAAGAGATGGCAGAAGACTTAGAGACGGTTTTGTCTGTAGAAAGAAGTCAAGAATCTAAATTTCGCCCACCAGTTGACGAAGATATAACAAAAGTAATTCCAGTTATAAAAGAACATGAAATAGAAGATGAACAGGATTTACAGAAAACGAAAACAATGCCAATAAAGGAAAAAGGAAAAGAACAATTTGAAGGGAAAACCAATAAGAAAAAAGGAAAAAAGAAAAATAAATTACTTATTTTTGTAGGGATTATCATAAGTTTATTGTTTATCTTTTTAATTGTTTTGTTTTTATTTCCAGATTTATTTGATGAAAAGAAATTGGTCGTACCTGATGTGACGAATCAGGAAGTATCAAAGGCAATTAGTACATTGGAAAATGCCGGTTTTGAAATTGGCAAACAAACAAAACAAGAGTCCGAAGATGTAGAAGAAAACCATGTTATTGGAACTACACCTGACCCTGGTAAAGAGCGAAAAAAGGGAACGGAGATTGATTTACTGATCAGTGAAGGTCCTAAAAAGGTAGAGTTTCCGAATTATGTAGGTCAAAATATTGATCAGGTCAAGACAATTCTTACTAAGCAAGGTTTCAAAGACATTAACATAGATGAGACTTTTTCTGAAAAGAATGAGGGGACGATTCTCAAACAATCTCCAGAAGAAGGCGAAAAAGTTATACCAAAAGATACAACAATTTCTTTTACTGTTAGTAAGGGTGTAGAACAAGCTACTGTTGTTAATTTACTTGGTTATAATGAAAATGCGTTAAATACGTATGCGAAAACTTCAGGGTTTAATATCCGTATTAGTAGTGAAAAATATTCAGATACAGTGCCAAAAGGACAAGTTATTTCTCAATCTCCAAAAGCCGGTACAACAGTAAATGTAGGTAGCACAATTGAAGTTGTCACGTCTAAAGGTGTACAAGAAAAACCAGTTAAAACATATGTCAAATCAGTTAAAATACCATATGAACCAGAAGTAGATGGTGAACCTCAACAAGTCCGTATTTATATTCAAGATCGAACCCATTCAATTGCTGATGTTGAACAAGAATTCCAATTGTTTTCAACACAAGTAAAACGATTGCAATTTGAGATAGAAAAGGGACAAAGGGCTATTTACCGAGTTGTTCGAGACGATAAAATTATTATTGATGAAACTATATCATATGACGACTTAAATTAA
- the rsmB gene encoding 16S rRNA (cytosine(967)-C(5))-methyltransferase RsmB: MTKNKKVLPIWNGNVRDAALTILLAVDKQQAYSNLLLNQTIEKYKIDAKDRGLLTEITYGTLQYKMTLDYYLEPYVRGKLEDWVRWLLRLSLYQIVFLTKIPDHAAVNEAVEIAKHRARHRGISATVNGILRSILRDGIRETTDIENDATRLAIETSHPEWLVRRYIDNFGIEKTADMLYENNLPPMQTVRVNTTKVTVEEALRSLWDDKFSVKRSTVIPECLHILEGQAARSTAFKEGLITIQDESSMLPAYALDVKSGMRVLDMCAAPGGKTTHIAEKMDNKGELIATDLHPHKINLIQQNADRLDLSIIHPQVLDGRKANSIFDVESFDRILVDAPCSGLGVIRRKPDIKYTKKEEDFESLQKIQLQLLNTAYTLLKNEGKMVYSTCTIDKMENNGTVEAFLQAHPDMELSKVEGIPEPLQALKTEGMIQVFPQDFGSDGFFVATFRKKGGSTH; the protein is encoded by the coding sequence ATGACTAAAAACAAAAAAGTATTGCCAATTTGGAATGGAAATGTTCGGGATGCAGCACTTACGATCTTACTTGCAGTGGACAAACAACAAGCATATAGTAACTTGTTGCTAAATCAAACAATTGAAAAATATAAAATTGATGCAAAAGACCGTGGGTTACTAACAGAAATTACTTACGGAACATTGCAGTATAAGATGACCCTTGATTACTATTTAGAACCCTATGTACGTGGAAAACTAGAGGATTGGGTTCGCTGGCTATTGCGTTTATCATTATACCAAATTGTTTTCTTAACGAAGATTCCTGACCATGCAGCTGTAAATGAAGCAGTTGAAATTGCAAAACACCGTGCTCGTCATCGAGGTATTAGTGCAACAGTTAACGGGATTTTACGTTCCATTTTACGTGATGGCATTCGAGAAACTACAGATATTGAAAATGATGCAACACGTTTAGCCATTGAAACAAGTCATCCAGAATGGCTTGTTCGTCGATATATCGATAACTTTGGTATAGAAAAAACAGCAGATATGTTGTATGAAAATAATTTACCACCTATGCAAACGGTTCGTGTAAATACTACAAAAGTAACCGTAGAAGAAGCACTACGCAGTCTTTGGGATGATAAATTTTCTGTGAAACGTAGTACCGTGATCCCCGAATGTTTGCATATCCTTGAAGGACAAGCAGCTCGTTCGACAGCTTTTAAAGAAGGGCTTATTACAATTCAAGATGAGAGCTCTATGTTACCAGCATATGCTTTAGATGTTAAATCTGGGATGAGAGTATTAGACATGTGCGCTGCACCAGGAGGCAAAACAACACATATCGCTGAAAAAATGGACAATAAAGGGGAGTTAATCGCGACCGATCTTCATCCACATAAGATTAACCTTATTCAACAAAATGCAGACCGTTTAGATTTATCCATCATCCATCCTCAAGTATTAGATGGAAGAAAAGCTAATTCAATATTTGATGTAGAATCATTTGATCGAATACTAGTGGATGCACCTTGTAGTGGACTTGGAGTTATTCGACGTAAACCGGATATTAAATATACAAAAAAAGAAGAGGATTTTGAAAGTCTTCAAAAAATACAGCTTCAATTATTAAATACTGCATATACTTTATTAAAAAATGAAGGCAAAATGGTTTACAGTACATGTACAATTGATAAAATGGAGAACAACGGTACTGTTGAAGCTTTCTTACAAGCTCATCCCGATATGGAATTGTCAAAAGTAGAGGGAATACCAGAACCACTACAAGCACTAAAAACAGAAGGCATGATACAAGTCTTTCCACAAGATTTTGGTAGCGACGGCTTTTTTGTTGCTACTTTCAGAAAAAAAGGAGGATCCACACACTAA
- a CDS encoding Stp1/IreP family PP2C-type Ser/Thr phosphatase, protein MRYTVVSDIGKKRAVNEDSATFISRDDSYQLAIVADGMGGHNAGDVASRMAVTHFEELFLQADVVHFTSSELIEEWLVETVKELNKTLYHYSLTHEDCHGMGTTLIAVLFKENHATICHVGDSRVYFVTDEEIRLVTRDHSYVNILVDNGEISEEEAESHPKKNYIIKSLGTESTIEPDSYKVELVDGSYMLICSDGLSNKISTNEMLNIIKLETTIEEKGNQLVQLANDHGGEDNITLILISKDSEEV, encoded by the coding sequence GTGAGATATACAGTTGTAAGTGATATTGGAAAGAAAAGAGCAGTAAATGAAGATTCGGCAACTTTTATCTCCCGTGATGATTCATACCAGCTGGCTATTGTAGCAGATGGTATGGGTGGTCATAATGCGGGAGATGTTGCAAGTCGAATGGCAGTTACACATTTTGAAGAGTTGTTTTTGCAAGCGGATGTTGTCCATTTTACATCTAGTGAACTAATCGAAGAATGGTTAGTTGAAACAGTAAAAGAACTCAACAAAACGCTTTATCATTATTCATTAACGCATGAAGATTGCCATGGCATGGGGACAACGCTTATTGCAGTTCTTTTTAAAGAGAATCATGCAACAATTTGCCATGTGGGTGATAGTCGTGTGTATTTTGTTACTGATGAAGAAATTCGATTAGTGACAAGAGATCACTCGTATGTCAATATTCTCGTAGATAATGGTGAAATTAGTGAGGAAGAAGCTGAAAGTCATCCAAAGAAAAACTATATTATTAAATCATTAGGAACGGAATCTACTATTGAACCTGATAGCTACAAAGTTGAACTAGTAGATGGATCATATATGCTAATTTGTTCAGATGGCTTAAGTAATAAAATTTCTACAAATGAAATGCTTAACATTATTAAATTGGAAACCACTATAGAAGAAAAAGGTAATCAACTTGTGCAATTAGCAAATGATCATGGTGGAGAAGATAATATTACTCTCATCTTAATATCAAAAGATTCTGAGGAGGTGTAA
- the rlmN gene encoding 23S rRNA (adenine(2503)-C(2))-methyltransferase RlmN, translated as MDQEINKTAKVKKDKPQLRESIYSLLPDQLQEWLKEHNEKPFRAAQIFDWLYNKRVTSFDEMSNLSKGLRDKLQQEFAFSTLNTLVKQESKDGTIKFLFQLQDGFSIETVLMAHDYGNSVCVTTQVGCRIGCTFCASTLGGLKRHLLPGEIVEQVVKVQQALDEKDQRVSSVVIMGIGEPFDNYDSMMQFLKVINHEKGLNIGARHITVSTSGIIPKIYKFADEQLQINFALSLHAPNQELRQQLMPIAKAYKLPELIEAVKYYTEKTGRRISFEYGLFGGVNDSVAHAEELAQLVKGIKCHVNLIPVNYVPERDYVRTPRNKIFDFERTLKKHGVNATIRREHGSDIDAACGQLRAKERKEETTH; from the coding sequence ATGGATCAAGAAATAAACAAAACAGCAAAAGTAAAAAAAGACAAACCACAGCTTCGTGAATCTATCTATTCACTATTACCCGATCAATTACAAGAGTGGTTAAAAGAGCACAATGAAAAACCATTCAGAGCTGCTCAAATATTTGATTGGCTATATAATAAACGCGTGACTAGCTTTGATGAAATGTCCAATCTTTCAAAAGGTTTACGCGATAAATTACAACAAGAATTTGCATTCAGCACATTAAATACTTTGGTCAAACAAGAGTCAAAAGATGGGACTATCAAGTTTTTATTCCAATTACAAGATGGATTTTCAATTGAAACTGTATTAATGGCACATGATTATGGTAATTCTGTATGTGTAACGACCCAAGTTGGATGCCGAATTGGATGTACTTTCTGTGCATCTACATTAGGTGGTTTGAAACGCCATCTTTTACCAGGTGAAATTGTTGAACAAGTTGTAAAGGTACAACAAGCTTTAGATGAAAAAGATCAACGTGTAAGCTCAGTTGTCATTATGGGTATAGGTGAACCATTTGATAACTACGATTCTATGATGCAATTCTTAAAAGTCATTAATCACGAAAAAGGATTAAACATTGGTGCTCGCCATATTACAGTCTCAACAAGTGGGATTATTCCGAAAATCTATAAATTTGCTGATGAACAGTTACAAATTAATTTTGCATTGTCACTACATGCACCAAATCAGGAATTACGTCAACAATTAATGCCAATTGCAAAAGCATACAAATTACCGGAATTAATAGAAGCGGTAAAATATTATACCGAAAAAACAGGTCGTCGAATAAGCTTTGAATATGGATTATTTGGAGGTGTCAATGACTCAGTTGCTCATGCAGAAGAATTAGCACAGCTTGTAAAAGGTATTAAATGCCACGTCAATTTAATACCAGTAAACTATGTACCAGAACGTGATTATGTTCGAACACCAAGAAATAAGATTTTCGATTTCGAAAGAACATTAAAAAAACATGGTGTCAACGCTACAATCCGTCGTGAGCACGGTTCTGATATTGATGCAGCTTGTGGTCAGTTACGTGCGAAGGAGAGAAAAGAAGAGACAACCCACTAA
- the fmt gene encoding methionyl-tRNA formyltransferase — MISIVFMGTPDFSVPVLKMLHEEGYDIKAVVTQPDRPVGRKRVLTPPPVKAAALEIGLPVIQPERLKGSEELQQIISLKPDLIVTAAFGQILPKELLDTPKLGCINVHASLLPAYRGGAPIHQAIIDGQKETGVTIMYMAEKLDAGDIIAQQSLPIEEEDYTGLLFEKLSIVGRDLLKTILPSIIDGTNQRIPQDETKVSFAHNISREQERIDWSKNNTAIYNQIRGLHPWPIAYTSLDGQNIKIWWARKSTASHNEKPGTVIGISKKFFTVATGEGQAIDILDLQPSGKKRMEAINYLNGVGSKLQIGDHFE, encoded by the coding sequence ATGATATCAATTGTTTTCATGGGAACACCTGATTTCTCTGTACCGGTTTTAAAAATGTTACATGAAGAAGGCTATGACATTAAAGCGGTAGTTACTCAACCAGATCGCCCGGTTGGTCGTAAACGGGTTTTAACTCCTCCCCCTGTAAAAGCAGCTGCATTAGAGATTGGCCTACCCGTTATACAACCTGAGAGATTAAAAGGCTCTGAGGAATTACAACAAATTATTTCTCTAAAGCCTGACTTAATCGTAACAGCTGCATTTGGACAAATTTTACCGAAGGAACTACTTGATACACCAAAACTAGGCTGTATTAATGTTCATGCCTCTTTACTTCCTGCATATCGTGGTGGTGCACCAATTCATCAAGCGATCATCGATGGTCAAAAAGAGACAGGTGTAACAATTATGTATATGGCTGAGAAGCTAGATGCTGGTGATATTATTGCTCAACAATCACTGCCAATTGAAGAAGAGGATTATACAGGTTTGTTATTTGAAAAATTGAGCATAGTTGGTCGCGATTTATTAAAAACTATACTACCTTCCATTATCGATGGTACAAATCAACGTATTCCTCAAGATGAGACAAAAGTTTCTTTTGCGCATAATATTTCTCGTGAACAAGAGCGAATTGATTGGTCAAAAAATAATACAGCTATTTACAATCAAATCCGAGGTTTACATCCATGGCCAATCGCTTATACCTCTTTGGATGGTCAAAACATTAAAATCTGGTGGGCAAGAAAATCTACTGCTTCGCATAACGAAAAACCTGGTACGGTAATTGGAATTTCAAAAAAATTCTTCACAGTTGCGACAGGTGAGGGACAAGCAATTGATATTCTAGACTTACAACCATCAGGTAAAAAACGTATGGAAGCTATAAATTACTTAAATGGAGTAGGTTCTAAATTACAGATTGGGGACCATTTTGAATGA
- the spoVM gene encoding stage V sporulation protein SpoVM — protein sequence MKVYTFQLPKVVSSFARFCLQMVSNDPSDSKSATAKKKKGKEKTTG from the coding sequence GTGAAAGTATACACATTTCAGTTACCAAAAGTAGTTAGCAGTTTTGCTCGTTTTTGTTTACAAATGGTTTCTAATGATCCTTCAGATTCAAAAAGTGCCACCGCAAAAAAGAAAAAGGGAAAAGAAAAAACGACAGGTTGA
- the def gene encoding peptide deformylase, with the protein MALLEIVRNPAKVLETKGTEVTVFDAKLAQLLDDMYETMLENDGVGIAAPQVNKSIQAAVVELGEERDVLELINPVIVEVSADTGVDIEGCLSFPDLYGDVERPLYVKVQAQDRNGDLYELEAYDYDARVIQHEVDHLHGILFDKKIIKKYTLEEIEAMYAEEDEEQ; encoded by the coding sequence ATGGCATTATTAGAAATTGTAAGAAATCCCGCTAAAGTATTAGAAACAAAGGGGACTGAGGTCACTGTTTTTGATGCTAAATTAGCACAATTACTAGATGATATGTATGAAACCATGCTTGAAAATGATGGAGTCGGAATTGCTGCTCCACAAGTGAATAAAAGTATTCAAGCTGCAGTAGTAGAACTTGGTGAAGAACGAGATGTCTTAGAACTTATTAATCCTGTTATTGTTGAAGTTTCAGCAGATACAGGAGTAGATATCGAAGGATGTTTAAGTTTTCCAGATTTATATGGAGATGTTGAACGCCCATTATATGTAAAAGTCCAAGCACAAGATCGTAATGGAGATTTATATGAATTAGAAGCGTATGATTATGATGCTCGTGTTATTCAACATGAGGTAGATCATTTACATGGCATTTTATTTGATAAAAAAATTATAAAAAAATACACACTAGAAGAAATAGAGGCAATGTATGCAGAGGAGGATGAAGAACAATGA
- the rsgA gene encoding ribosome small subunit-dependent GTPase A — protein MAKGQIRKALSGFYYVQDGDHLIQCRGRGVFRNKGITPLVGDYVEYEVEGNNDGTITSIFARQNELVRPPVANIDQAVLVFSTKEPAFNTILLDRFLVVLESFQVHPIICLTKSDLLTDEEKRTIEKYKTEYETIGYTIIETFKEDPNLIKKMVPLLKGKTTVLAGQSGVGKSSLLNRIMPSLALKTGNISEALGRGKHTTRHVELIELAGGLIADTPGFSSFDFDTIEKEELTQCFPEFLSLSEGCKFRGCLHLKEPKCAVKKAVEEGTVKQYRYDHYLQFLQEITDRKPRY, from the coding sequence ATGGCAAAAGGCCAAATTCGTAAAGCATTAAGTGGCTTTTATTATGTCCAAGACGGTGATCACCTTATCCAATGTCGTGGTCGTGGCGTCTTCCGTAATAAAGGAATAACACCTCTTGTAGGAGATTATGTGGAATACGAAGTTGAAGGAAATAATGATGGTACAATTACCTCTATTTTTGCACGCCAAAATGAACTAGTGCGCCCACCAGTAGCAAATATTGATCAAGCAGTTCTTGTATTTTCAACAAAAGAGCCAGCATTTAATACAATTTTACTGGATCGTTTTTTGGTGGTTTTGGAGTCATTTCAAGTCCATCCAATTATTTGCTTGACAAAATCAGATTTGCTGACGGATGAAGAAAAACGAACTATTGAAAAATATAAAACTGAATATGAAACAATTGGCTATACAATTATTGAAACGTTTAAAGAAGATCCAAATTTGATAAAAAAAATGGTTCCCCTTTTAAAAGGGAAAACTACTGTTTTAGCTGGACAGTCGGGTGTAGGAAAATCTTCTTTGCTCAATAGGATCATGCCGTCATTAGCTTTAAAAACCGGGAATATTTCTGAAGCGCTTGGACGCGGGAAACATACAACTCGTCATGTAGAGCTTATTGAGTTAGCAGGTGGTTTAATTGCTGATACACCTGGATTTAGTTCATTTGATTTTGATACGATAGAAAAGGAAGAATTGACACAATGTTTCCCTGAATTCTTATCGTTATCAGAAGGATGTAAATTTCGAGGATGTCTGCATCTTAAAGAACCCAAATGTGCAGTAAAAAAAGCTGTCGAAGAGGGAACTGTGAAACAATATCGATATGATCATTATTTGCAATTCTTACAAGAAATTACTGATAGAAAGCCGAGGTATTAA
- a CDS encoding thiamine diphosphokinase, whose amino-acid sequence MTVVVVCAGGPQEEVVSSDFLLSFNDAKFIGADLGTIYLLKRGITPDLAVGDFDSLTIEDWRLVQERVPKIERHIPEKDETDTELALLKALDYKPTEIILTGVTGGRLDHYEANLHILYRIQKMYPSIEIKMINNFNCLQFLWPGRHKIVADHYFKYLSFFAFGDVVKKVTLRNVKYETTDEIIDIGTTRFTSNEILGEYASISFSHGICLMIRSIDDKE is encoded by the coding sequence ATGACCGTCGTTGTTGTTTGTGCAGGAGGTCCACAGGAGGAAGTCGTTTCAAGCGATTTCCTCCTTTCTTTCAATGATGCTAAATTTATTGGTGCAGATCTCGGTACAATATACTTATTAAAAAGAGGAATTACACCAGATTTAGCTGTAGGTGATTTCGATTCACTCACGATAGAAGACTGGCGATTGGTACAAGAGCGCGTACCAAAAATTGAACGCCATATCCCAGAGAAGGATGAAACAGATACAGAATTAGCATTATTAAAAGCCTTAGATTATAAACCTACCGAAATTATATTAACGGGTGTTACTGGAGGCAGGCTGGATCATTACGAAGCAAATTTACACATTTTATATCGTATACAAAAAATGTATCCGTCTATTGAAATAAAAATGATAAATAATTTTAATTGTTTGCAATTTTTATGGCCAGGAAGACATAAGATAGTAGCAGATCACTATTTCAAATATTTATCTTTTTTTGCATTTGGTGATGTGGTGAAAAAAGTAACATTACGGAATGTAAAATATGAAACAACAGATGAAATAATTGATATAGGGACTACTCGTTTTACAAGCAATGAAATATTGGGTGAATATGCGTCTATTTCATTTTCTCATGGCATATGTTTAATGATAAGAAGTATCGATGACAAGGAGTGA
- the rpe gene encoding ribulose-phosphate 3-epimerase produces the protein MIQIAPSILAANFSKLADEVKEVEEAGAKLIHIDVMDGHFVPNITMGPIVVEALRPVTTLPLDVHLMIENPDQYIEDFAKAGANYITVHVEACRHLHRTIQLIRSFGVKPGVVLNPHTPIESIKHILEDVDLVLLMTVNPGFGGQKFIHSVIPKIAELSTLIKEKNLNVEIEIDGGINSETIVPCAQAGATIFVAGSAVYGKENRTEALQSILTAGEQAIR, from the coding sequence ATGATTCAAATTGCACCATCTATTTTAGCCGCTAATTTTTCAAAATTAGCAGATGAAGTAAAAGAAGTAGAAGAGGCGGGAGCAAAACTAATTCACATTGATGTAATGGATGGACATTTCGTACCAAATATTACAATGGGGCCAATTGTTGTAGAAGCATTACGCCCTGTAACAACATTACCTTTGGATGTCCATTTAATGATTGAAAACCCAGATCAATATATTGAAGATTTTGCAAAAGCAGGTGCTAACTACATTACAGTACATGTAGAAGCTTGTCGTCATTTGCATCGTACAATTCAACTTATACGTTCTTTTGGTGTAAAGCCAGGTGTAGTATTAAATCCACATACACCAATTGAATCCATTAAGCATATTCTTGAAGATGTAGATTTAGTATTATTAATGACAGTAAATCCTGGCTTTGGTGGTCAAAAGTTCATTCATTCAGTTATACCAAAAATTGCAGAACTTTCCACTTTAATAAAAGAAAAGAATTTAAACGTTGAAATAGAAATTGATGGTGGCATTAATTCGGAAACGATTGTACCATGCGCTCAAGCAGGTGCTACAATTTTTGTAGCTGGTTCTGCTGTTTATGGTAAGGAAAATCGCACAGAAGCATTACAAAGTATTCTAACAGCCGGAGAGCAAGCAATTCGATGA
- the rpmB gene encoding 50S ribosomal protein L28, which yields MPKKCVITGRKAVSGNNRSHAMNANKRTWGANLQKVRILVNGKPKRVWVSARALKSGKVERV from the coding sequence ATGCCAAAAAAATGTGTCATTACTGGACGTAAAGCTGTGTCTGGTAACAACCGTTCTCACGCAATGAATGCTAATAAACGTACTTGGGGCGCAAACCTTCAAAAAGTTCGTATCTTAGTAAACGGCAAACCTAAACGTGTATGGGTTTCTGCTCGTGCATTAAAATCAGGTAAAGTTGAACGCGTTTAA